One genomic segment of bacterium includes these proteins:
- a CDS encoding ABC transporter ATP-binding protein: MNRIEVNNLTKKFGSFTAVDNVSFNVKQGEIFGFLGANGAGKSTTIRMLTGILEPTSGDALVGGYSIMKEPDKVKTQIGYMSQKFSLYNDLTVEENIRFFAGVYGLAGKKYEERKKWALKVANLEGKEKLITGSLPGGIKQRLALGTAVIHEPKIVFLDEPTSGVDPISRRNFWDLINDLSAAGITILVTTHYLDEAEFCNDIILINAGKLIAQGNAKQLKTNYIKHTIFEIESDRVVDSMEILEKEDWVGEISIFGNYLHIILNDNSKGEADIREILTNRNSIAVHRIDKIVPTLEDVFIHLLEKDKANAK; this comes from the coding sequence TTGAACCGCATCGAAGTAAATAATCTCACAAAAAAATTCGGAAGCTTTACCGCAGTTGATAATGTATCCTTCAATGTAAAGCAGGGCGAAATCTTCGGATTTCTCGGTGCAAACGGTGCGGGAAAATCGACTACAATCAGAATGCTCACTGGAATTCTTGAACCTACATCAGGCGATGCACTTGTCGGCGGATATAGCATAATGAAAGAGCCAGACAAAGTAAAAACACAAATCGGATATATGTCACAGAAGTTCTCACTCTACAATGATCTTACAGTTGAAGAAAATATTAGATTCTTCGCGGGAGTTTATGGTCTTGCTGGTAAAAAGTATGAAGAGCGAAAAAAGTGGGCTTTAAAAGTTGCAAATCTCGAAGGCAAAGAAAAATTAATTACCGGCTCACTACCGGGAGGAATTAAACAAAGACTTGCGCTTGGCACTGCAGTAATACACGAACCCAAAATAGTTTTTTTAGATGAACCGACAAGCGGTGTTGATCCTATTTCAAGAAGAAATTTCTGGGATCTTATAAACGACCTCTCTGCCGCTGGAATTACAATTCTTGTCACTACTCACTATCTCGATGAAGCTGAATTCTGCAACGATATCATTCTTATTAATGCTGGTAAATTGATAGCACAGGGAAATGCAAAGCAGCTAAAAACCAATTACATAAAGCATACAATTTTTGAAATTGAATCGGACAGAGTTGTTGATAGTATGGAAATCCTCGAAAAGGAAGATTGGGTTGGTGAAATATCAATTTTCGGAAACTATCTCCACATCATACTTAATGACAACTCAAAAGGTGAAGCTGACATCAGAGAAATTCTAACAAACAGAAACTCTATAGCAGTGCACAGAATTGACAAAATCGTTCCAACATTGGAAGATGTATTCATCCATCTTCTGGAAAAGGACAAAGCGAATGCTAAATAG
- a CDS encoding TolC family protein produces MKKIILMSLILISGLYSQTQKLTLQQSIEVGLKNSRHIKISESVLKSSDARVTEYTSQMFPKLSLSAAYNYLNLNDPDQLKLGQMPTQIKNPFYLYGMQLSIQQPIFTGFQLSSLRSSAENNFEAANHEHQKNINNKALEIHNSFWNLFKAQKQVDLSEEYLRSLDEELRITKNFMDNGLVTTNDYLKLQLQSSNTMLQLIDAKNNLSLAKANFNKSLGLPLNDSTDIETNFILIQVQEVNYDEFLFEAMANREELKSFEYKIKSSEDRITAANSNWWPKLYAGGNFYLYNVNAETFSIDNEKLQLWSVGLSLNWDLWDWGYTSSKSEQAEQEMLQNKESFELLKEQIEIEVYNAYLVVNSQSEKITVSKLAVESAEENFRITKDKYDNQLATTSDLIDAETELLNSKSKLTISQADYELAKARLNLAVGRKIY; encoded by the coding sequence ATGAAAAAAATAATTTTAATGAGCTTGATTTTAATTTCAGGATTGTATTCACAGACTCAAAAACTAACTTTGCAGCAAAGTATTGAAGTAGGTCTAAAGAATAGCAGACATATTAAAATCTCTGAATCTGTTTTGAAGAGTTCTGATGCAAGGGTCACTGAATACACATCGCAAATGTTTCCGAAACTTAGCTTAAGTGCAGCATACAATTATCTGAACCTGAACGATCCGGATCAGTTAAAGCTAGGACAAATGCCCACGCAGATAAAAAATCCTTTTTATCTTTATGGAATGCAGCTATCAATCCAGCAGCCAATATTTACGGGATTCCAGTTATCCTCATTACGCAGCTCGGCGGAAAACAATTTTGAAGCTGCCAATCACGAACATCAAAAAAATATCAACAATAAAGCTCTCGAAATTCATAATTCTTTCTGGAATTTATTCAAAGCTCAAAAGCAGGTGGATTTAAGTGAAGAGTACTTGCGCTCACTCGATGAAGAGTTAAGAATAACAAAAAACTTTATGGACAATGGACTGGTTACAACAAACGATTACCTGAAGCTGCAGCTTCAATCATCAAACACAATGCTGCAATTAATAGATGCAAAAAATAATTTATCATTAGCAAAAGCAAACTTTAACAAATCACTTGGTTTGCCTCTTAACGATTCAACTGATATCGAGACAAATTTTATTTTAATCCAGGTACAAGAAGTTAACTATGACGAATTTCTTTTCGAAGCAATGGCTAACAGAGAAGAACTTAAATCATTTGAATATAAAATTAAATCATCAGAGGACAGAATAACAGCCGCAAACTCAAACTGGTGGCCAAAGCTTTATGCAGGAGGAAATTTCTATTTATATAATGTGAATGCAGAAACTTTTTCAATTGATAATGAAAAACTTCAACTCTGGTCTGTTGGATTATCTCTTAACTGGGATTTGTGGGACTGGGGTTATACTTCTTCAAAATCTGAGCAGGCAGAACAAGAAATGCTGCAAAATAAAGAGTCATTCGAGCTATTGAAAGAACAAATTGAAATCGAAGTCTACAACGCTTACCTGGTGGTGAACAGTCAATCAGAAAAAATTACAGTGAGTAAGTTAGCTGTTGAATCTGCCGAAGAAAATTTCAGAATTACAAAAGACAAGTACGATAACCAGCTGGCAACAACAAGCGATCTGATAGATGCAGAAACCGAATTGCTCAATTCTAAATCAAAACTTACAATTTCACAGGCTGATTATGAACTTGCAAAAGCGAGATTGAATTTAGCTGTTGGAAGAAAGATCTATTGA
- a CDS encoding ABC transporter ATP-binding protein: protein MNDVIKILNLKKNFGTIEAVNNITFSIEKGEMFGLVGPDGAGKTTTIRMLTGLIKPDSGNAEVLGYDLKTQKNKIKDEIGYLSQKFSLYGDLTIDENIEFFADIHGVKNFEERRNELLEFTRLTPFRDRLAEKLSGGMKQKLALACTLIHKPKIIFLDEPTTGVDPVSRRDFWKILSNLLKEEITIFMTTPYLDEAERCNNVALMNNGKIISWDTPKNVKASLNEEVVEIVCSPIRDAYKLITVNTDYEVQMYGDRLNVALKSYDVQYPGLKKLLTDNNVQIIDHRIIPASLENVFIHLISKESLIKKDF, encoded by the coding sequence ATGAATGATGTAATTAAAATATTAAACCTTAAGAAAAACTTTGGAACTATCGAAGCCGTGAATAACATTACTTTTTCGATTGAAAAAGGTGAAATGTTTGGACTCGTTGGACCCGACGGTGCCGGAAAGACGACTACTATCAGGATGTTAACAGGATTGATCAAACCTGACTCCGGTAATGCTGAAGTGCTTGGATATGATCTTAAAACTCAGAAGAATAAAATTAAGGATGAGATCGGTTACCTTTCACAGAAGTTTTCTCTGTACGGTGATCTAACAATTGATGAAAATATAGAGTTCTTTGCGGACATTCACGGAGTTAAAAATTTTGAGGAAAGAAGAAATGAGCTTCTCGAGTTTACCAGACTAACTCCTTTCCGCGATCGGCTTGCTGAAAAGCTTTCCGGGGGAATGAAACAGAAGCTGGCTCTTGCCTGCACGCTTATTCACAAACCAAAAATAATTTTCCTCGATGAACCAACTACAGGTGTCGATCCCGTTTCAAGAAGAGATTTCTGGAAAATACTTTCTAATCTGCTCAAAGAGGAGATTACAATTTTTATGACTACTCCATACCTCGACGAAGCAGAAAGATGCAACAATGTTGCATTAATGAATAACGGGAAAATAATCAGCTGGGATACACCCAAAAATGTAAAAGCTTCTCTGAATGAAGAAGTTGTGGAAATTGTCTGCTCGCCTATCAGGGATGCTTATAAACTCATAACGGTAAATACAGATTACGAAGTTCAGATGTACGGCGACAGATTGAATGTAGCATTAAAAAGTTATGATGTTCAATATCCCGGCTTAAAAAAACTTTTAACCGACAATAATGTTCAAATAATCGATCACAGAATTATACCGGCGTCTCTTGAAAATGTATTTATTCATTTGATAAGTAAAGAGTCATTGATAAAAAAAGATTTTTAA
- a CDS encoding efflux RND transporter periplasmic adaptor subunit, whose product MKSLIILASIALLALTSGCGNNGQRDSIEASGTIESTDVVISSKTSGEILKFNFNEGERVSANDTILIIDHELLNIQLQQSNALRDAAEAQLNLMLAGARKEDIIQAEENLKQAEVNFKLAEKDKNRMQSLYESRSITQKQYDDAVARYELMNAQFKAAQENYSKVKKIFRPEEIDQAKANLNKAIAGVELLKKNIRDCYVMSPIDGFIVKTFVEKGETVSPMSSLFKVSDLEAIELEIYVSEEELGYIKLGQKAEISVDTFKDKIFEGKVTYISPEAEFTPKNIQTKDERTKLVFAVKISIPNKNYELKSGMPADAVIKL is encoded by the coding sequence AATAGCACTGCTTGCACTGACTTCAGGTTGTGGCAATAACGGACAGCGCGATTCAATTGAAGCTTCAGGCACGATCGAATCAACAGACGTAGTTATCAGCTCGAAAACCTCAGGCGAAATTTTAAAATTTAATTTCAATGAAGGTGAAAGAGTCTCTGCAAATGATACAATACTCATCATAGATCATGAGCTTCTCAATATTCAACTTCAGCAATCTAATGCTTTAAGAGATGCAGCAGAAGCTCAACTAAATCTGATGCTAGCAGGCGCACGAAAAGAGGATATTATCCAGGCAGAAGAGAACCTCAAACAAGCAGAAGTAAATTTCAAACTTGCTGAAAAAGATAAAAACCGTATGCAGAGTTTGTATGAATCCCGATCAATAACTCAAAAGCAGTATGATGATGCTGTTGCAAGATATGAGCTAATGAATGCACAATTTAAAGCAGCACAGGAAAATTATTCCAAAGTAAAAAAGATTTTCAGACCGGAAGAGATTGACCAGGCAAAAGCAAATTTGAACAAGGCAATCGCCGGAGTCGAGCTTCTAAAGAAAAATATCCGTGATTGTTACGTCATGTCCCCTATCGATGGTTTCATTGTAAAAACTTTTGTTGAAAAAGGAGAAACCGTTAGTCCGATGTCTTCGCTTTTCAAAGTATCAGATCTTGAGGCAATCGAACTTGAAATTTATGTTTCCGAAGAAGAGCTCGGTTACATCAAATTAGGGCAAAAAGCTGAAATTTCAGTCGACACTTTTAAAGATAAAATCTTCGAAGGAAAGGTAACCTACATCTCCCCCGAAGCAGAATTCACTCCAAAAAATATTCAGACAAAAGATGAAAGAACAAAGCTGGTTTTTGCAGTAAAAATATCAATACCTAACAAAAATTATGAACTTAAATCCGGGATGCCGGCGGATGCAGTGATAAAATTGTAA